The Girardinichthys multiradiatus isolate DD_20200921_A chromosome Y, DD_fGirMul_XY1, whole genome shotgun sequence genome has a window encoding:
- the LOC124864846 gene encoding uncharacterized protein LOC124864846, translating to MAKVRRLALATAKEVWRPAEKQDPRRPVAVEMKEADNRESPRWNSEEWNPQWNSGNWKSWWSSGGQRWNHWNLRRSTGGHCGSRKNPRQSSETWHRSQKNPWGSNRSCPGDSWTTGFSDAQTVDERTAATAIVIDVRTPASAEEGIGVAAAAADKDLEAPTPVAGRDVEAPASDEGKEATRCCRLLRGSRLRLGADSSALGRLEAWSAAGSCTDGVGGITLCCSPQEGTEGVVKHSGKFWTRGGREMAGNEEVAQEA from the exons ATGGCGAAGGTCAGGAGGTTGGCGTTGGCAACAGCAAAGGAGGTCTGGAGGCCAGCAGAGAAACAGGACCCTAGGAGACCAGTAGCGGTGGAGATGAAGGAGGCTGACA ATAGGGAGAGCCCCCGGTGGAACTCAGAAGAGTGGAACCCACAGTGGAACTCAGGAAACTGGAAATCATGGTGGAGCTCAGGAGGACAGCGGTGGAACCACTGGAACCTTCGGAGGAGCACTGGAGGGCATTGTGGAAGCCGGAAGAACCCTCGACAGAGCTCTGAAACGTGGCATCGAAGCCAGAAGAACCCTTGGGGGAGCAATAGGAGTTGTCCAGGAGACTCCTGGACAACAGGATTCTCTGATGCCCAGACTGTGGACGAGAGGACTGCTGCTACTGCTATAGTTATTGATGTAAGAACCCCTGCTTCAGCGGAAGAGGGAATTGGtgtagctgctgctgctgcagacaaGGACTTGGAAGCTCCTACTCCTGTTGCAG GCAGGGACGTGGAAGCTCCTGCTTCAGATGAGGGCAAGGAAGCTACACGATGCTGTAGACTGCTGAGAGGCAGCAGGTTAAGGCTAGGAGCAGATTCAAGTGCTCTGGGGAGACTTGAAGCGTGGTCAGCTGCTGGAAGCTGCACAGATGGAGTTGGGGGAATCACTCTCTGCTGCAGCCCACAGGAGGGCACTGAAGGAGTAGTGAAACATAGTGGAAAGTTCTGGACTCgaggaggcagagaaatggcCGGTAATGAGGAGGTGGCACAGGAAGCCTGA